The following proteins are encoded in a genomic region of Zea mays cultivar B73 chromosome 9, Zm-B73-REFERENCE-NAM-5.0, whole genome shotgun sequence:
- the LOC100194120 gene encoding galactoside 2-alpha-L-fucosyltransferase isoform X1, with protein MQLEAMDGNNKRARWMVGAALTAVVVVVVTTVLILGGRNVGGAPATARVWAAVASFRQGSIDLSSSPPAAARHDDRLYNGLLTDSFDEESCHSRYQSAMYRGKPGRRPSAYLISKLRRHEALQRRCGPGTTAYSNALEQLRAGSMSTIAPPECAYIVSISYSGLGNRILAAASAFLYAVLTDRVLLVDPSNDMDDLFCEPFPGTTWLLPPGFPVANYTGFGVDTAESYGNMVRNKVVVESGGVADAASTAGRRLPLPAFAYVHLHNDATVEDNYFFCDGDQRLLRRVQWLAVRTDSYIVPGLFLVQAFQGELDRMFPERDAVFHHLGRYLFHPSNHVWGLVTRYYDAYLATAQQRVGIQVRVFGAQPNSPELLEQITSCTQKQKLLPELRLATGEPTPPPPPVPASRARSKAVLVTSLKSWYYEKLKSMYWEHAAATGEAVSVHQPSHEEYQRSGARSHEHKAWAEMYLLSLTDVLVTTGVSTFGYVAQGLAGVRPWVLYKSTNSSAVPDPPCGWDVSMEPCFHKPPSYDCRLKQWTADISKDVPYIQHCHDLTWGLKLVGRNK; from the exons ATGCAGCTGGAGGCGATGGATGGCAACAACAAGCGAGCGAGGTGGATGGTCGGCGCCGCGCTCACcgctgtcgtcgtcgtcgtcgtgacGACCGTGCTCATCCTCGGCGGGCGAAACGTTGGAGGAGCCCCGGCGACGGCTAGGGTGTGGGCAGCAGTAGCCAGCTTCCGCCAAG GTTCCATCGATCTCTCCTCCTCGCCTCCGGCGGCAGCGCGCCACGACGACAGACTGTACAACGGCCTACTGACCGACAGCTTCGACGAGGAATCCTGCCACAGCAGGTACCAGTCCGCCATGTACCGAGGGAAGCCCGGACGGCGACCCTCCGCGTACCTCATCTCCAAGCTGCGGCGACACGAGGCTCTCCAGCGGCGGTGCGGCCCGGGCACCACCGCGTACAGCAACGCCCTAGAGCAGCTCAGGGCAGGCAGCATGAGCACCATCGCGCCACCGGAGTGCGCGTACATCGTCTCCATCTCGTACAGCGGGCTCGGGAACCGGATCCTCGCGGCGGCCTCGGCGTTCCTGTACGCCGTGCTCACGGACCGCGTCCTCCtcgtcgaccccagcaacgacatggACGACCTTTTCTGCGAGCCGTTCCCCGGCACCACGTGGCTGCTGCCGCCGGGCTTCCCGGTGGCGAACTACACCGGCTTCGGCGTGGACACCGCCGAGAGCTACGGGAACATGGTGAGGAACAAGGTGGTCGTCGAGAGCGGCGGCGTTGCCGATGCTGCTTCGACGGCGGGACGACGACTGCCTCTGCCTGCGTTCGCGTACGTCCATCTCCACAACGACGCCACCGTCGAGGACAACTACTTCTTCTGCGACGGCGACCAGAGGCTGCTCCGGCGCGTCCAGTGGCTGGCGGTGAGGACGGACAGCTACATCGTGCCGGGGCTGTTCCTCGTGCAGGCGTTCCAGGGCGAGCTGGACCGGATGTTCCCGGAGCGCGACGCCGTGTTCCACCACCTGGGCCGGTACCTGTTCCACCCGAGCAACCACGTCTGGGGCCTCGTCACGCGCTACTACGACGCCTACCTCGCCACTGCGCAGCAGCGGGTGGGCATCCAGGTGCGCGTCTTCGGCGCGCAGCCCAACTCGCCCGAGCTGCTGGAGCAGATCACCTCGTGCACGCAGAAGCAGAAGCTGCTCCCGGAATTGCGGCTCGCCACGGGAGAgccgacgccgccgccgccgccggtgccCGCGTCTCGTGCCAGGTCTAAGGCCGTTCTCGTCACCTCGCTCAAGTCGTGGTACTACGAGAAACTCAAGAGCATGTACTGGGAGCACGCCGCGGCCACCGGCGAGGCGGTCAGCGTGCACCAGCCCAGCCACGAGGAGTACCAGCGCTCCGGCGCCAGGTCGCACGAGCACAAGGCGTGGGCCGAGATGTACCTGCTGAGCCTCACTGACGTGCTGGTGACCACCGGCGTGTCGACGTTCGGTTACGTGGCACAGGGGCTCGCCGGCGTGAGGCCGTGGGTGCTGTACAAGTCTACCAACAGCTCTGCCGTGCCCGATCCGCCGTGCGGCTGGGACGTGTCCATGGAGCCGTGCTTCCACAAACCACCAAGCTATGATTGCCGCCTCAAGCAATGGACGGCGGACATCTCAAAGGATGTGCCGTACATCCAGCACTGTCACGACTTGACCTGGGGGCTGAAACTTGTTGGTCGGAACAAATAG
- the LOC100194120 gene encoding Galactoside 2-alpha-L-fucosyltransferase: MYRGKPGRRPSAYLISKLRRHEALQRRCGPGTTAYSNALEQLRAGSMSTIAPPECAYIVSISYSGLGNRILAAASAFLYAVLTDRVLLVDPSNDMDDLFCEPFPGTTWLLPPGFPVANYTGFGVDTAESYGNMVRNKVVVESGGVADAASTAGRRLPLPAFAYVHLHNDATVEDNYFFCDGDQRLLRRVQWLAVRTDSYIVPGLFLVQAFQGELDRMFPERDAVFHHLGRYLFHPSNHVWGLVTRYYDAYLATAQQRVGIQVRVFGAQPNSPELLEQITSCTQKQKLLPELRLATGEPTPPPPPVPASRARSKAVLVTSLKSWYYEKLKSMYWEHAAATGEAVSVHQPSHEEYQRSGARSHEHKAWAEMYLLSLTDVLVTTGVSTFGYVAQGLAGVRPWVLYKSTNSSAVPDPPCGWDVSMEPCFHKPPSYDCRLKQWTADISKDVPYIQHCHDLTWGLKLVGRNK, encoded by the coding sequence ATGTACCGAGGGAAGCCCGGACGGCGACCCTCCGCGTACCTCATCTCCAAGCTGCGGCGACACGAGGCTCTCCAGCGGCGGTGCGGCCCGGGCACCACCGCGTACAGCAACGCCCTAGAGCAGCTCAGGGCAGGCAGCATGAGCACCATCGCGCCACCGGAGTGCGCGTACATCGTCTCCATCTCGTACAGCGGGCTCGGGAACCGGATCCTCGCGGCGGCCTCGGCGTTCCTGTACGCCGTGCTCACGGACCGCGTCCTCCtcgtcgaccccagcaacgacatggACGACCTTTTCTGCGAGCCGTTCCCCGGCACCACGTGGCTGCTGCCGCCGGGCTTCCCGGTGGCGAACTACACCGGCTTCGGCGTGGACACCGCCGAGAGCTACGGGAACATGGTGAGGAACAAGGTGGTCGTCGAGAGCGGCGGCGTTGCCGATGCTGCTTCGACGGCGGGACGACGACTGCCTCTGCCTGCGTTCGCGTACGTCCATCTCCACAACGACGCCACCGTCGAGGACAACTACTTCTTCTGCGACGGCGACCAGAGGCTGCTCCGGCGCGTCCAGTGGCTGGCGGTGAGGACGGACAGCTACATCGTGCCGGGGCTGTTCCTCGTGCAGGCGTTCCAGGGCGAGCTGGACCGGATGTTCCCGGAGCGCGACGCCGTGTTCCACCACCTGGGCCGGTACCTGTTCCACCCGAGCAACCACGTCTGGGGCCTCGTCACGCGCTACTACGACGCCTACCTCGCCACTGCGCAGCAGCGGGTGGGCATCCAGGTGCGCGTCTTCGGCGCGCAGCCCAACTCGCCCGAGCTGCTGGAGCAGATCACCTCGTGCACGCAGAAGCAGAAGCTGCTCCCGGAATTGCGGCTCGCCACGGGAGAgccgacgccgccgccgccgccggtgccCGCGTCTCGTGCCAGGTCTAAGGCCGTTCTCGTCACCTCGCTCAAGTCGTGGTACTACGAGAAACTCAAGAGCATGTACTGGGAGCACGCCGCGGCCACCGGCGAGGCGGTCAGCGTGCACCAGCCCAGCCACGAGGAGTACCAGCGCTCCGGCGCCAGGTCGCACGAGCACAAGGCGTGGGCCGAGATGTACCTGCTGAGCCTCACTGACGTGCTGGTGACCACCGGCGTGTCGACGTTCGGTTACGTGGCACAGGGGCTCGCCGGCGTGAGGCCGTGGGTGCTGTACAAGTCTACCAACAGCTCTGCCGTGCCCGATCCGCCGTGCGGCTGGGACGTGTCCATGGAGCCGTGCTTCCACAAACCACCAAGCTATGATTGCCGCCTCAAGCAATGGACGGCGGACATCTCAAAGGATGTGCCGTACATCCAGCACTGTCACGACTTGACCTGGGGGCTGAAACTTGTTGGTCGGAACAAATAG
- the LOC103637886 gene encoding fucosyltransferase 2, producing MNRVLTADDGKRWNWGASALLTAFVMTVPTLVVILLGGSTAGAPLVWVRTAMAGFRQGPDDFSFPYTSTRTVHDRLHGGLLAAGFDQEACHSRYQSAMYRRNPGRRPSEHLVSKLRRHEALQRRCGPGTAAYSSALEQLKSGKNAGASPADPDCRYLVSISYRGLGNRILAAASAFLYALLTDRVLLVDSSNEMGELFCEPFPDTTWLLPWRSFPLWNFSFDTQERYGRMRENGVLRTNDDVGSSSPAEVVPPAFAYIHLDYNHTAYDQLFFCDDDQRLLSSFQWLVMRTDSYIAPGLFLVESFQEELDMLFPEREAVFHHLGRYLFHPTNHVWGLITRYYRANLAWAQRRVGIQVRVFPWEPDSPELLERITKCTQEEGMLPGLVETEEPAAAATTASGAKSNAVLITSLKAWYYEQMKGMYWENATANGEVVVVNQPSHEEYQHYGVKSHEYKAWAEIYLLSLTDMLVTTGKSTFGYVAQGLAGLRPWVLLKQANGTAGHGWCSRDMSLEPCFHIAPSYDCKRRHDSGEIVPHVRHCEDVPTGLKLVDPN from the exons ATGAACAGAGTGCTCACTGCCGACGACGGCAAGCGATGGAACTGGGGGGCTAGCGCTTTGCTCACTGCCTTCGTGATGACCGTGCCCACGCTCGTCGTCATCCTCCTCGGCGGGAGCACTGCTGGCGCGCCGCTGGTCTGGGTTAGGACAGCCATGGCCGGCTTTCGGCAAG GTCCGGACGATTTCTCCTTCCCGTACACGAGCACGAGGACAGTGCACGACAGGCTCCACGGCGGCCTCTTGGCGGCAGGATTTGACCAGGAGGCGTGCCACAGCCGGTACCAATCGGCCATGTATCGCCGGAACCCGGGCAGGCGACCTAGCGAGCACCTCGTCTCCAAGCTGCGACGGCACGAAGCCCTGCAGAGGCGGTGCGGCCCCGGGACCGCAGCCTACTCCAGCGCACTGGAGCAGCTCAAGTCCGGCAAGAACGCCGGCGCGTCCCCCGCGGATCCGGACTGCAGGTACCTGGTGTCCATCTCGTACCGCGGGCTTGGGAACCGGATCCTCGCCGCGGCGTCCGCGTTCCTGTACGCGCTCCTCACCGACCGCGTCCTCCTCGTCGACTCCAGCAACGAGATGGGCGAGCTGTTCTGCGAGCCGTTTCCCGACACGACGTGGCTGCTGCCCTGGAGGAGCTTCCCGCTGTGGAACTTCAGCTTCGACACGCAGGAGCGGTACGGCAGGATGCGCGAGAACGGCGTGCTCAGGACGAACGACGACGTCGGCTCATCATCCCCGGCAGAGGTGGTGCCGCCGGCGTTCGCGTACATCCACCTCGACTACAACCACACTGCCTACGACCAGCTCTTCTTCTGCGACGACGACCAGCGGCTGCTGTCGAGCTTCCAGTGGCTGGTGATGAGGACGGACAGCTACATCGCGCCGGGGCTGTTCCTCGTGGAGTCATTCCAGGAGGAGCTGGACATGCTTTTCCCGGAGCGTGAGGCCGTGTTCCACCACCTCGGCCGGTACCTGTTCCATCCCACGAACCATGTGTGGGGCCTAATCACGCGCTACTACCGCGCGAACCTGGCGTGGGCTCAGCGCCGGGTCGGCATCCAGGTCCGCGTCTTTCCCTGGGAGCCGGACTCTCCGGAGCTCCTCGAGAGGATCACCAAGTGCACGCAGGAGGAGGGGATGCTCCCGGGACTGGTGGAAACGGAAGAACCGGCAGCCGCGGCGACGACCGCGTCGGGTGCCAAGTCAAACGCCGTTCTCATCACCTCTCTCAAGGCCTGGTACTACGAGCAGATGAAGGGCATGTACTGGGAGAACGCGACGGCCAACGGCGAGGTGGTGGTCGTGAACCAGCCGAGCCACGAGGAGTACCAGCACTATGGCGTCAAGTCGCACGAGTACAAGGCCTGGGCGGAGATCTACTTGCTAAGCCTGACGGACATGCTGGTCACCACCGGCAAGTCGACGTTCGGCTATGTAGCGCAGGGGCTCGCAGGGTTGAGGCCGTGGGTTCTGCTCAAACAGGCCAACGGCACGGCGGGGCACGGCTGGTGCAGCCGGGACATGTCCCTGGAGCCGTGTTTTCACATCGCGCCGTCCTACGACTGCAAGCGACGACATGACTCCGGCGAGATCGTGCCGCACGTGCGGCACTGCGAGGACGTGCCCACGGGATTGAAGCTTGTTGACCCAAACTAA